The proteins below come from a single Chryseobacterium sp. MA9 genomic window:
- the truA gene encoding tRNA pseudouridine(38-40) synthase TruA, translating to MRYFIEFSYNGKNYFGYQIQPDAISVQEELEKALSTILREEIKTTGAGRTDTGVHAKKIFAHFDTEKELDNQLTRRLNSFLPPDISIKRIFPVKDDFHARFDATYRTYEYYISLEKNPFTQESAWQHWKRGLDIDAMNEACKILFEYEDFTSFAKLKTDNKTNICKMYKAEWEQNGSELKFTVSANRFLRNMVRAIVGTMVEIGTGKLKPEDLRTVIEDKNRNAAGTSAPGHGLYLVDVGYEF from the coding sequence TTGAGATACTTTATTGAATTTTCTTACAACGGAAAGAACTATTTCGGCTACCAGATACAGCCGGATGCCATTTCTGTGCAGGAAGAACTGGAAAAAGCACTTTCCACTATTTTAAGAGAAGAGATTAAAACTACAGGAGCTGGAAGAACCGATACAGGAGTTCACGCCAAAAAAATATTTGCTCATTTTGATACGGAAAAAGAATTGGATAATCAGCTTACACGCAGGCTGAACAGTTTTCTTCCGCCTGATATTTCCATTAAAAGGATTTTTCCGGTAAAAGATGATTTTCATGCCCGTTTTGATGCCACGTACAGAACCTATGAATATTATATCTCACTGGAAAAAAATCCATTCACTCAGGAATCTGCATGGCAGCACTGGAAAAGAGGTCTGGACATTGATGCCATGAATGAAGCCTGTAAGATTCTTTTTGAATATGAAGATTTTACCAGTTTTGCCAAATTAAAAACCGACAACAAAACCAATATCTGCAAAATGTATAAAGCAGAATGGGAGCAAAACGGATCAGAACTGAAATTTACAGTTTCTGCTAACCGTTTTCTTAGAAATATGGTTCGTGCTATCGTTGGAACAATGGTAGAAATAGGAACCGGAAAACTGAAACCTGAAGATCTTCGTACAGTGATTGAAGATAAAAACCGAAACGCTGCCGGAACTTCAGCTCCAGGGCACGGATTGTATCTGGTGGATGTGGGATATGAATTTTAA
- a CDS encoding GNAT family N-acetyltransferase yields MITREATEQDLEILLEFEQGVVTAERPFNSTLIEGEIHYYDLKHLIQSPEATVIVAEENNEIVASGYALIKNSEKYYNQFEKYSYQGFMYVKPEYRGKGINKVITDELLSWSTSRGISEVRLDVYAQNESAIKAYEKAGFEPHLLTMRLKS; encoded by the coding sequence ATGATCACAAGAGAAGCCACAGAACAGGATTTAGAAATCCTTTTAGAATTTGAACAGGGAGTTGTTACTGCTGAAAGGCCTTTCAACAGTACACTTATAGAAGGAGAAATTCATTATTATGATTTAAAACATCTGATACAGTCTCCGGAAGCAACCGTAATTGTTGCTGAAGAGAATAATGAAATCGTTGCGTCAGGATATGCCCTGATCAAAAATTCAGAAAAATATTACAATCAATTTGAGAAATACTCTTATCAGGGTTTTATGTACGTAAAGCCGGAATATAGAGGAAAAGGTATCAATAAAGTGATTACCGATGAACTTCTTTCCTGGTCAACATCAAGGGGAATCAGTGAGGTAAGACTTGATGTATATGCTCAAAATGAATCTGCCATAAAAGCTTATGAAAAAGCAGGTTTTGAACCTCATCTTCTCACCATGAGACTGAAATCGTAA
- a CDS encoding carboxylesterase, with translation MKTKTIVLIHGLFVNNTSWKEWKTYFEAQGYTVHTPSNPGHEGDPVSLKNNIPGELRHVGFDDTVNNLVKLIDSLPEKPIVIGHSFGGLMVQKLIDMGKAAAGVSIDGAPPKNIMAPFSTIKIVWPVVNFFKGNSPYLGTKEWYHKAFFNNYSKEESDKLYATVAVPESRKLAKDPLFKASAKLDLKKPHQSLLFIAGSNDHIFPAEFSKKIAGAYKDPNSIVDFKEFAGRSHFICGEKNWEEVAEYVLGWIQKNA, from the coding sequence ATGAAAACAAAAACAATCGTATTGATTCATGGGTTATTTGTGAATAATACAAGCTGGAAAGAATGGAAAACGTATTTCGAAGCTCAAGGGTATACGGTACATACACCTTCAAATCCCGGACATGAAGGAGATCCTGTCTCTTTAAAAAATAATATTCCGGGAGAACTTCGTCATGTAGGATTTGATGACACAGTGAATAATCTTGTAAAACTCATAGACAGTCTTCCTGAAAAACCTATCGTTATTGGGCATTCTTTTGGAGGGCTTATGGTTCAGAAGCTGATTGATATGGGAAAAGCCGCAGCTGGAGTAAGTATAGATGGAGCTCCTCCGAAAAATATTATGGCTCCTTTTTCTACCATTAAAATTGTTTGGCCGGTAGTGAACTTTTTCAAAGGAAACAGTCCGTATCTGGGAACAAAAGAATGGTATCACAAAGCATTTTTCAATAATTATTCAAAAGAAGAAAGCGATAAACTGTACGCAACAGTAGCAGTTCCTGAAAGTAGAAAACTAGCAAAAGATCCTTTGTTTAAAGCTTCTGCAAAATTAGATCTAAAGAAACCACATCAGTCATTGCTGTTTATTGCAGGTTCTAATGATCACATTTTTCCGGCTGAGTTTTCAAAGAAAATAGCAGGAGCTTATAAAGATCCCAACAGCATTGTAGATTTTAAAGAGTTTGCAGGCAGAAGTCACTTCATTTGTGGGGAAAAAAATTGGGAAGAAGTAGCAGAATATGTACTGGGCTGGATACAAAAGAATGCTTAA
- a CDS encoding thioredoxin family protein translates to MRKLILIFMMGIFGISYSQKVPAVLKTGFSKEALQQKLEDEEGKAITVQQILDQHKGKVLVIDFWAGWCRDCLNALPKAKELEENNKNIDFVFLSLDRSKEGFEKSLERFDMKHKENYWFSTGWKNDFNNYVDLNWIPRYMVIDQKSSIAKYYAISPEDPELQQTIDKLLK, encoded by the coding sequence ATGAGAAAGTTGATATTAATTTTTATGATGGGTATTTTTGGAATAAGTTATTCACAAAAAGTTCCTGCCGTTCTTAAAACAGGGTTTTCAAAAGAAGCCTTACAACAGAAACTGGAAGATGAAGAAGGAAAAGCCATTACAGTCCAGCAGATTCTTGATCAGCATAAAGGAAAAGTTTTGGTCATTGATTTTTGGGCAGGATGGTGTAGAGATTGTTTAAATGCTCTTCCAAAAGCTAAAGAATTAGAAGAAAACAACAAGAATATTGATTTTGTATTTTTATCATTAGACCGTTCAAAAGAAGGATTTGAAAAAAGTCTTGAAAGATTTGACATGAAACACAAAGAAAATTATTGGTTTTCTACAGGCTGGAAAAATGATTTTAATAATTATGTGGACCTTAACTGGATTCCAAGGTATATGGTGATTGATCAGAAATCTTCTATTGCAAAATATTATGCGATATCCCCTGAAGATCCTGAACTTCAACAAACCATAGATAAACTTTTAAAGTAA
- the lpxK gene encoding tetraacyldisaccharide 4'-kinase yields MKRWYLYPFSLGYHLVTGIRNTMYDLGIFKSTKFKTPIINVGNLSVGGSGKSPMVMYLAQYLSKHYRTGVLSRGYGRLTKGYEVTNYESNYKMVGDEAMQLFERFKNRFVIAVSEERVPGAKKVIEDMDLEVLVLDDAMQHRAIKPGFNILMTDFNDPFFKDYLLPAGDLRESRSGYKRADIIMVSKCPDELTEETKRYYISRIRPSYGQKVFFSSIGYDENVYGKDKMLPDNNLNYYDILLITGIANPKPLLEHLAKFSKRVKHLKFRDHHNFTDDDIKKILAEYKKLGEYKLILTTEKDYVRLKTFDYLREIVYYWPINVLIDKKEEFNQIILDYVRKN; encoded by the coding sequence ATGAAAAGATGGTACCTTTATCCTTTTTCCCTTGGTTATCATTTGGTAACGGGTATCCGAAACACAATGTATGATCTGGGAATTTTTAAGTCGACAAAATTCAAAACTCCGATAATCAATGTCGGAAATCTTTCTGTGGGCGGAAGCGGAAAGTCACCCATGGTGATGTATCTGGCTCAATATCTATCCAAACATTACAGAACCGGTGTTCTTTCACGAGGCTATGGAAGGCTGACAAAAGGCTACGAAGTAACCAATTATGAAAGCAACTACAAAATGGTGGGTGATGAAGCCATGCAGCTTTTTGAGCGTTTTAAAAACCGTTTCGTCATTGCCGTTTCAGAAGAACGTGTGCCCGGAGCTAAAAAAGTAATTGAAGATATGGACCTTGAAGTTCTGGTATTGGATGACGCCATGCAGCACAGAGCGATCAAGCCTGGATTTAATATCCTGATGACCGACTTTAATGATCCTTTTTTTAAGGATTACCTTCTTCCGGCCGGAGATCTGAGAGAATCAAGATCAGGATATAAAAGAGCAGACATTATTATGGTCAGCAAATGTCCTGATGAACTTACTGAGGAAACAAAAAGGTATTATATCTCAAGAATAAGACCTTCATATGGGCAGAAAGTTTTCTTTTCATCCATTGGTTATGACGAAAATGTATACGGAAAAGATAAAATGCTTCCGGATAACAACCTGAATTATTATGATATTTTACTGATCACCGGAATTGCGAATCCTAAACCACTTCTGGAACATCTGGCAAAATTCTCAAAAAGGGTGAAACATTTAAAGTTCAGAGATCATCACAATTTCACAGATGATGACATTAAAAAAATCCTTGCCGAATATAAAAAATTAGGGGAATATAAGCTGATATTAACCACAGAGAAAGACTATGTACGTCTGAAAACTTTTGACTATCTTAGAGAAATTGTTTACTACTGGCCTATCAATGTACTTATTGATAAGAAAGAAGAATTCAATCAAATCATCTTAGATTATGTTAGAAAAAATTAA
- a CDS encoding purine-nucleoside phosphorylase, giving the protein MLEKIKETADFIKNIIQETPDFAVVLGSGLGKLQDEVEPVHVLEYKNIPHFPQTTVAGHTGKLIYGILEGKKVLMMSGRFHYYEGHSMETVTFPIRVFHLLGIQNLILSNACGGVNPAYSVADIVILKDHINMMPEHPLRGKNIDELGPRFVDMSEPYNKKMIATAEQAAADHHIKIHQGVYVALQGPTFETPAEYGMIKAIGGDMVGMSTVPEVIVAKHMGMDVFCISVITDLGGPDIALAVSHEEVLNAANKAMPNVITVVKGLVKNYQ; this is encoded by the coding sequence ATGTTAGAAAAAATTAAAGAGACCGCTGATTTTATTAAAAATATCATTCAGGAAACACCTGATTTTGCGGTTGTTTTAGGATCCGGACTTGGAAAACTACAGGATGAAGTAGAACCGGTCCATGTTTTAGAGTATAAAAACATTCCTCATTTCCCACAAACTACAGTGGCTGGGCATACCGGAAAACTGATTTATGGAATACTGGAAGGGAAAAAAGTACTGATGATGAGCGGACGTTTCCATTATTACGAAGGGCATTCTATGGAAACCGTAACTTTCCCGATAAGAGTTTTTCATCTACTGGGAATTCAAAATCTTATTCTTTCCAATGCGTGCGGCGGCGTAAATCCGGCTTATAGTGTGGCAGATATTGTCATTCTGAAAGACCATATCAATATGATGCCTGAGCATCCTTTACGCGGAAAAAATATAGATGAGCTTGGACCGCGTTTTGTGGATATGAGCGAACCTTACAACAAAAAAATGATTGCCACAGCAGAACAAGCTGCCGCAGATCATCATATCAAGATCCATCAGGGAGTTTATGTTGCCTTACAGGGACCAACTTTTGAAACTCCGGCTGAATACGGCATGATCAAAGCTATCGGCGGTGATATGGTAGGAATGAGCACCGTTCCCGAAGTAATCGTTGCCAAACATATGGGAATGGATGTATTCTGTATTTCTGTGATCACTGATCTCGGTGGACCAGATATTGCTTTGGCCGTTTCTCACGAAGAAGTTTTAAATGCTGCCAATAAAGCAATGCCGAATGTAATTACCGTTGTGAAAGGCTTGGTTAAAAACTACCAATAA
- a CDS encoding Crp/Fnr family transcriptional regulator translates to MTEIDKLAFALHHFAGLSEEDFRLSENFWLPKEYKKGDFYNLQGNVCSYLGFIVDGVFRSYVINGDTGEEKNVFLYSANGFVVPFKSFLNQIPCDYFTQALTDASIIFIRHADLLSLYKQSHQWETFGRLLAQAAFNVTMTRVEGFLLKSPEERYLDLMKEHPDIFSNVPLYHISSYLGIQGPSLSRIRKRISEK, encoded by the coding sequence ATGACTGAAATTGATAAATTAGCCTTCGCATTACATCATTTTGCCGGACTTTCAGAAGAAGATTTCAGATTGTCTGAAAATTTTTGGCTTCCCAAGGAATATAAAAAAGGAGATTTTTATAATCTTCAGGGAAATGTATGTTCTTATTTAGGATTTATAGTTGACGGTGTTTTCCGTTCTTATGTCATCAATGGAGATACGGGTGAAGAAAAGAATGTTTTTCTTTATTCGGCTAATGGTTTTGTGGTTCCTTTTAAAAGTTTTCTGAATCAGATTCCATGTGATTATTTTACACAGGCTCTTACGGATGCTTCTATTATTTTTATTCGGCATGCAGATCTGCTTTCGCTTTATAAGCAGTCGCATCAGTGGGAGACATTCGGGCGGCTTCTTGCACAGGCAGCTTTTAATGTGACTATGACAAGGGTAGAAGGGTTTTTATTAAAGTCTCCTGAAGAACGCTATCTGGATCTGATGAAAGAGCATCCGGATATTTTCAGTAATGTTCCGCTTTATCATATTTCTTCTTATCTGGGTATTCAGGGACCTTCTCTGAGCAGGATAAGAAAAAGAATTTCAGAGAAATAG